One segment of Penaeus vannamei isolate JL-2024 unplaced genomic scaffold, ASM4276789v1 unanchor4778, whole genome shotgun sequence DNA contains the following:
- the LOC138861344 gene encoding mucin-7-like, producing the protein MVPLAGPLGAAGALAAAPSAHSPPSLPSPSSPSSSSSSLPPPPALASGPPALAPCFLPPTLAAHVATPGAAPPTPPDAAPMTHAPMPIFFTSTPTTLTSSPGAFAVSSTTPSAAILPAATTFVATPVKPSNSSAPIFSAAPAAHATAPSTSPNLVATPVALSHTPYRSPKTDSHAHSPPSPGSTPTTSP; encoded by the coding sequence ATGGTGCCGCTGGCCGGGCCCCTTGGCGCGGCGGGCGCCCTCGCTGCCGCGCCCTCCGCccactcgcccccctccctcccctccccctcatcgccatcgtcgtcgtcatcgtcgctgccgccgccgcccgcgctcgCCTCTGGCCCGCCCGCCCTTGCTCCCTGTTTCCTCCCGCCCACACTGGCTGCTCACGTAGCCACACCGGGGGctgccccgcccacgccccctgaCGCGGCGCCCATGACTCACGCCCCGATGCCCATCTTCTTCACCTCGACGCCCACCACACTCACCTCCTCGCCCGGCGCCTTCGCTGTGTCCTCCACCACGCCCTCGGCTGCGATTCTCCCCGCGGCCACGACCTTCGTCGCTACGCCCGTGAAACCTTCGAACAGTTCGGCGCCGATCTTCTCCGCtgcgcccgccgcccacgccaccgccccctccacatccccgaaCCTCGTTGCCACGCCTGTCGCCCTCAGCCACACACCGTATCGCTCGCCCAAGACGGATTCGCACGCCCACAGCCCGCCCTCGCCCGGCTCGACGCCCACAACTTCGCCGTAG